A window of Carassius auratus strain Wakin unplaced genomic scaffold, ASM336829v1 scaf_tig00001131, whole genome shotgun sequence contains these coding sequences:
- the LOC113069210 gene encoding gap junction beta-2 protein-like produces MSWGALYTQLGGVNKHSTSLGKIWLSVFFIFRICILVIAAEKVWGDEQSSFICNTQQPGCKNVCYDYFFPVSHIRFWCLQLIFVSTPALLVAMHVAYSKRNVKKGLLAKRGGKVKGDDLESLKKRRLPITGPLWWTYTSSLFFRILFEAGFMYALYYVYDGFQMPHLVKCEQWPCPNKVDCFISRPTEKTLFTIFMVGSSAICILLNVAELAYLIVKALLRCLARFKGRRATVYQDKMSTEKARIQNEKNAKLMSSALDSSSNKTV; encoded by the coding sequence ATGAGTTGGGGAGCACTTTATACCCAGCTGGGAGGGGTAAACAAACACTCCACCAGCTTGGGGAAGATCTGGCTTTCTGTCTTCTTCATCTTTCGCATTTGCATCCTTGTAATAGCCGCTGAGAAGGTCTGGGGGGATGAGCAGTCCAGCTTCATTTGTAACACTCAACAGCCAGGCTGCAAAAATGTCTGCTACGACTACTTCTTTCCAGTCTCACACATCCGTTTCTGGTGCCTGCAGCTCATCTTTGTGTCTACACCAGCTTTGCTGGTGGCTATGCATGTGGCATATAGCAAACGCAATGTAAAGAAAGGACTTTTGGCCAAACGAGGTGGCAAAGTCAAAGGGGATGACCTGGAGAGCTTGAAGAAGAGGCGTCTACCTATCACTGGGCCACTGTGGTGGACCTACACCTCAAGCCTGTTCTTCCGGATCCTTTTCGAGGCCGGATTCATGTATGCTCTGTATTATGTCTACGATGGGTTTCAGATGCCTCATCTGGTGAAGTGTGAGCAGTGGCCCTGTCCCAATAAAGTTGACTGCTTTATCTCACGACCAACAGAAAAGACACTCTTCACCATTTTCATGGTGGGTTCTTCTGCCATTTGCATTTTGCTCAATGTGGCTGAACTGGCCTACCTGATTGTCAAAGCACTGTTGAGGTGCTTAGCCAGATTCAAAGGAAGGCGTGCTACTGTTTACCAAgacaaaatgtccacagaaaAGGCTCGCATACAGAATGAAAAGAATGCAAAGTTGATGTCATCTGCTTTGGACTCCTCAAGCAATAAGACTGTTTAA